A part of Pseudoliparis swirei isolate HS2019 ecotype Mariana Trench chromosome 8, NWPU_hadal_v1, whole genome shotgun sequence genomic DNA contains:
- the zfyve9a gene encoding zinc finger FYVE domain-containing protein 9 isoform X2, translating into MENYFQAEAFNLDKVLDEFEQNEDETDTPILSDAKWTQILGPPAHLLSLNPALTHADLSPQESPLPFKTLPGSFSSDSLGSDPKKHPSPEPPSWVAERPADVHSPPLLQPNIGKLVGTEDLSPPPVTACTAVENGCPASPQLDGLSKETHPPPEKLPGACDQEAEPHQERAASAGGGCSAVNNTHFTFEVKLGHKDETLSLKIHPNVQLTTPNGGNVPEGTSAAVLQDNCTEKLTANLKEEQVNILLNRERDVQVGCEVEVNGVYPPDEVGMQSRCGPEGQLDQLLKVSSLSNGLEKESSSHSKLKEPEEVEEGCSPSPVPSKEDSVTEEKEMEESKQENSDVGAVGSGSLQPKLHNNRLQPVSVPYGGARPKQPVSLKLQIPQPLLGQVQNQLGPAAISRNKNQENQCRRSTPSETTSNGTDQSAVGVNGDGAVHSPPPMPSESPDNDLQAGQQGTVCRKPVTSLGEVAPVWVPDSQAPVCMKCDVKFTFTKRRHHCRACGKVFCATCCSLKCRLVYMDRKEARVCVTCHSALTSAQSWETPATGSNQSPNPNNPAEYCSTIPPLQQAQASGVLGSPPPTVMVPVGVLKPAGNEVCLTREQRRVWFADGVLPNGDTGDTPKPPTASSTPSQALAISTYSNKSSTSESLEAAHSPVATVGSPVGSSFSLIPEDGLPPILISTGVKGDYAVEERPSEIVLMQQLEEGSPDPLVFVLNANLLAMVKLVNYVNRKCWYVTTKGMHAVGQAEVVILLQCLPDEKTIPKDIFTHFVQLYQEALSGNVLSHLSHSFFTQSFLGSKDHGGFLYISPSFQSLQDLLLPNPPYLFGILMQKWETPWAKVFPIRLMLRLGAEYRFYPCPLFSVRFRKPLFGETGHTIMNLLADFRNYQYTLPVVKGLVVDMEVKRTSIKIPSNRYNELMKAMNKSNEHVLAMGACFNDRADSHLVCVQNDDGNYQTQAISIHHQPRKVTGACFFVFSGALKASSGFLAKTSIVEDGVMIQITAETMGSLRQALRDMKDFTITCGKADQEENQELVHIQWTEDDHDFNKGVISPIDGKSMESIVSVKIFHGSEFKANGKVIRWTEVFFLQSEDQPDGLSDPADHSRLTENVARAFCVALCPHLKLLKEDGMAKLGLRVTLDSDQVGYQAGSNGQPLLPQYLSDLDSALIPVIHSGACRLSEGPVVMELVFYILEIIS; encoded by the exons ATGGAGAATTACTTCCAGGCCGAGGCCTTTAACCTGGATAAGGTGCTGGACGAGTTTGAGCAGAACGAAG ATGAGACCGACACTCCCATTCTCTCGGATGCAAAGTGGACTCAGATCCTGGGCCCGCCAGCCCACCTGCTCTCTCTGAACCCGGCCCTGACCCACGCAGATCTCAGTCCGCAGGAAAGTCCGCTGCCCTTCAAAACTCTCCCAGGCTCCTTTTCGAGCGACTCCCTGGGGAGCGACCCTAAAAAACATCCCAGTCCCGAACCCCCATCCTGGGTGGCGGAGAGGCCGGCAGACGTCCACAGCCCCCCCCTACTCCAGCCCAACATCGGCAAACTGGTGGGCACAGAGGACCTCTCGCCGCCCCCTGTGACGGCCTGTACTGCTGTGGAGAATGGCTGCCCTGCCAGCCCACAACTGGATGGGCTCAGCAAGGAGACGCATCCTCCTCCAGAGAAGCTGCCTGGTGCTTGTGACCAGGAGGCTGAACCTCATCAGGAGAGAGCTGCctcagcaggaggaggatgctCCGCTGTCAATAACACTCACTTTACCTTTGAGGTAAAATTAGGACACAAAGATGAAACTTTGTCTCTGAAAATTCATCCAAATGTGCAACTAACGACACCAAATGGGGGAAATGTCCCAGAGGGAACCAGTGCTGCTGTTCTGCAGGACAATTGTACAGAAAAACTAACTGCAAACTTAAAAGAGGAGCAGGTAAATATTCTCTTAAATAGGGAGAGAGATGTTCAGGTTGGTTGCGAGGTGGAGGTGAATGGTGTATATCCTCCTGACGAGGTCGGGATGCAGAGCAGATGTGGTCCAGAGGGACAGTTGGACCAACTCCTCAAGGTATCAAGCCTTTCCAACGGTTTGGAGAAGGAGAGCAGTAGCCATTCCAAACTTAAGGAGccagaagaggtggaggaggggtgttCTCCCTCTCCTGTCCCCTCGAAAGAGGACTCGGTCACTGAGGAGAAAGAAATGGAGGAAAGCAAGCAAGAGAACAGCGACGTAGGAGCAGTGGGGTCAGGTAGCCTCCAGCCCAAACTCCACAACAATCGTCTGCAGCCGGTCAGTGTGCCGTACGGAGGGGCACGACCAAAGCAGCCGGTCAGCCTCAAGCTCCAAATCCCACAGCCGCTGTTGGGCCAGGTCCAGAATCAGCTCGGCCCAGCCGCCATCAGCAGGAACAAAAACCAGGAGAACCAGTGTCGGAGAAGCACGCCCTCTGAAACTACGTCCAATGGGACTGATCAGAGTGCAGTCGGGGTCAACGGGGACGGTGCTGTCCACTCTCCTCCCCCGATGCCCTCGGAGAGCCCAGACAATGACCTCCAAGCCGGCCAACAGGGCACTGTGTGCAGGAAACCTGTCACCTCCTTGGGGGAAGTCGCCCCCGTGTGGGTGCCTGACTCCCAGGCTCCTGTCTGTATGAAATGTGATGTCAAGTTCACCTTCACCAAGAGGAGGCACCACTGCAGGGCCTGCGGAAAG GTGTTCTGTGCGACGTGCTGCAGCCTGAAGTGCCGCCTCGTGTACATGGACAGGAAGGAGGCTCGCGTCTGTGTCACCTGTCATTCTGCTCTAACCAGTG CTCAATCATGGGAGACGCCGGCCACTGGAAGCAACCAGAGTCCGAACCCCAACAACCCAGCAGAGTACTGCTCCACCATCCCCCCCCTGCAGCAGGCCCAGGCCTCTGGGGTGCTCGGCTCCCCTCCTCCTACCGTCATGGTGCCTGTGGGAGTCCTGAAACCGGCTGGCAACGAGG TGTGCCTGACGCGGGAGCAGAGGAGGGTGTGGTTTGCTGATGGGGTGCTACCCAACGGAGACACGGGAGACACCCCCAAACCCCCAACCGCCAGCTCAACCCCGTCACAGGCACTGGCTATCTCCACGTATTCAAACAAATCCTCCACTTCTGAATCCTTAGAG GCAGCCCATTCCCCTGTTGCCACGGTGGGCAGCCCCGTGGGCAGCTCCTTCAGTCTGATCCCGGAGGACGGGCTCCCTCCCATCCTCATCTCCACCGGAGTCAAAGGAG ACTATGCAGTGGAGGAGAGGCCGTCGGAGATCGTCCtcatgcagcagctggaggagggaaGTCCAGACCCCCTGGTCTTCGTGCTCAACGCTAACCTGCTCGCCATGGTCAAGCTCGTCAACT atgtaaacaggaagtgttgGTACGTGACGACGAAGGGCATGCACGCCGTCGGCCAGGCAGAGGTGGTCATTCTGCTCCAGTGTCTACCTGACGAGAAGACCATCCCGAAAGACATCTTCACCCACTTTGTTCAACTCTACCAGGAGGCCCTCAGTG GCAACGTGCTCAGCCACCTGAGTCACTCCTTCTTCACGCAGAGCTTCCTGGGCAGTAAGGATCACGGTGGTTTCCTCTACATCAGCCCCTCCTTCCAGTCACTGCAGGACCTGCTGCTGCCCAACCCGCCGTACCTCTTCGGCATCCTGATGCAGAAGTGGGAAACGCCGTGGGCCAAGGTGTTCCCCATCCGCCTCATGCTGCGGCTGGGCGCAGAGTACCGAT TTTATCCGTGTCCTCTGTTCAGCGTTCGCTTCAGAAAACCTCTCTTTGGAGAGACCGGTCACACCATCATGAATCTGCTCGCA GACTTCCGTAACTACCAGTACACGCTGCCCGTGGTGAAAGGCCTGGTGGTGGACATGGAGGTCAAACGGACGAGCATTAAGATCCCCAGTAATCGTTACAATGAG CTGATGAAGGCAATGAACAAGTCCAACGAACACGTGCTGGCAATGGGGGCGTGCTTCAACGACCGGGCCGACTCCCACCTGGTGTGTGTCCAGAACGATGACGGGAACTACCAGACGCAGGCCATCAGCATCCATCACCAGCCTCGCAAAG TTACTGGAGCCTGCTTCTTTGTGTTCAGCGGTGCTTTGAAAGCGTCGTCGGGCTTCTTGGCCAAAACCAGCATTGTGGAAG ACGGCGTGATGATCCAGATCACAGCGGAGACCATGGGCTCTCTACGGCAAGCCCTGAGGGACATGAAGGACTTCACCATCACCTGCGGGAAAGCGGACCAGGAGGAGAACCAGGAGCTCGTCCACATCCAGTGGACAGAGGACGACCACGACTTCAACAAGGG TGTCATCAGTCCCATCGATGGGAAGTCGATGGAGTCGATCGTCAGTGTGAAGATCTTCCACGGCTCTGAGTTCAAAGCCAACGGCAAAGTCATCCGCTGGACCGAG GTGTTCTTCCTCCAGAGCGAAGACCAACCCGACGGCCTGAGCGACCCGGCGGACCACAGCCGGCTGACGGAGAACGTGGCGAGGGCGTTCTGCGTGGCGCTGTGTCCGCACCTGAAGCTGCTGAAGGAGGACGGCATGGCCAAACTGGGCCTGAGGGTCACACTGGACTCTGACCAG GTGGGCTACCAGGCAGGAAGTAACGGCCAGCCGCTTCTGCCTCAGTACCTGAGCGACCTGGACAGCGCCCTGATCCCCGTCATCCACAGCGGGGCGTGTCGGCTGAGCGAGGGCCCGGTGGTCATGGAGCTGGTCTTCTACATTCTGGAGATCATCTCCTAG
- the zfyve9a gene encoding zinc finger FYVE domain-containing protein 9 isoform X1 produces the protein MENYFQAEAFNLDKVLDEFEQNEDETDTPILSDAKWTQILGPPAHLLSLNPALTHADLSPQESPLPFKTLPGSFSSDSLGSDPKKHPSPEPPSWVAERPADVHSPPLLQPNIGKLVGTEDLSPPPVTACTAVENGCPASPQLDGLSKETHPPPEKLPGACDQEAEPHQERAASAGGGCSAVNNTHFTFEVKLGHKDETLSLKIHPNVQLTTPNGGNVPEGTSAAVLQDNCTEKLTANLKEEQVNILLNRERDVQVGCEVEVNGVYPPDEVGMQSRCGPEGQLDQLLKVSSLSNGLEKESSSHSKLKEPEEVEEGCSPSPVPSKEDSVTEEKEMEESKQENSDVGAVGSGSLQPKLHNNRLQPVSVPYGGARPKQPVSLKLQIPQPLLGQVQNQLGPAAISRNKNQENQCRRSTPSETTSNGTDQSAVGVNGDGAVHSPPPMPSESPDNDLQAGQQGTVCRKPVTSLGEVAPVWVPDSQAPVCMKCDVKFTFTKRRHHCRACGKVFCATCCSLKCRLVYMDRKEARVCVTCHSALTSAQSWETPATGSNQSPNPNNPAEYCSTIPPLQQAQASGVLGSPPPTVMVPVGVLKPAGNEVCLTREQRRVWFADGVLPNGDTGDTPKPPTASSTPSQALAISTYSNKSSTSESLEAAHSPVATVGSPVGSSFSLIPEDGLPPILISTGVKGGTGGHVTDYAVEERPSEIVLMQQLEEGSPDPLVFVLNANLLAMVKLVNYVNRKCWYVTTKGMHAVGQAEVVILLQCLPDEKTIPKDIFTHFVQLYQEALSGNVLSHLSHSFFTQSFLGSKDHGGFLYISPSFQSLQDLLLPNPPYLFGILMQKWETPWAKVFPIRLMLRLGAEYRFYPCPLFSVRFRKPLFGETGHTIMNLLADFRNYQYTLPVVKGLVVDMEVKRTSIKIPSNRYNELMKAMNKSNEHVLAMGACFNDRADSHLVCVQNDDGNYQTQAISIHHQPRKVTGACFFVFSGALKASSGFLAKTSIVEDGVMIQITAETMGSLRQALRDMKDFTITCGKADQEENQELVHIQWTEDDHDFNKGVISPIDGKSMESIVSVKIFHGSEFKANGKVIRWTEVFFLQSEDQPDGLSDPADHSRLTENVARAFCVALCPHLKLLKEDGMAKLGLRVTLDSDQVGYQAGSNGQPLLPQYLSDLDSALIPVIHSGACRLSEGPVVMELVFYILEIIS, from the exons ATGGAGAATTACTTCCAGGCCGAGGCCTTTAACCTGGATAAGGTGCTGGACGAGTTTGAGCAGAACGAAG ATGAGACCGACACTCCCATTCTCTCGGATGCAAAGTGGACTCAGATCCTGGGCCCGCCAGCCCACCTGCTCTCTCTGAACCCGGCCCTGACCCACGCAGATCTCAGTCCGCAGGAAAGTCCGCTGCCCTTCAAAACTCTCCCAGGCTCCTTTTCGAGCGACTCCCTGGGGAGCGACCCTAAAAAACATCCCAGTCCCGAACCCCCATCCTGGGTGGCGGAGAGGCCGGCAGACGTCCACAGCCCCCCCCTACTCCAGCCCAACATCGGCAAACTGGTGGGCACAGAGGACCTCTCGCCGCCCCCTGTGACGGCCTGTACTGCTGTGGAGAATGGCTGCCCTGCCAGCCCACAACTGGATGGGCTCAGCAAGGAGACGCATCCTCCTCCAGAGAAGCTGCCTGGTGCTTGTGACCAGGAGGCTGAACCTCATCAGGAGAGAGCTGCctcagcaggaggaggatgctCCGCTGTCAATAACACTCACTTTACCTTTGAGGTAAAATTAGGACACAAAGATGAAACTTTGTCTCTGAAAATTCATCCAAATGTGCAACTAACGACACCAAATGGGGGAAATGTCCCAGAGGGAACCAGTGCTGCTGTTCTGCAGGACAATTGTACAGAAAAACTAACTGCAAACTTAAAAGAGGAGCAGGTAAATATTCTCTTAAATAGGGAGAGAGATGTTCAGGTTGGTTGCGAGGTGGAGGTGAATGGTGTATATCCTCCTGACGAGGTCGGGATGCAGAGCAGATGTGGTCCAGAGGGACAGTTGGACCAACTCCTCAAGGTATCAAGCCTTTCCAACGGTTTGGAGAAGGAGAGCAGTAGCCATTCCAAACTTAAGGAGccagaagaggtggaggaggggtgttCTCCCTCTCCTGTCCCCTCGAAAGAGGACTCGGTCACTGAGGAGAAAGAAATGGAGGAAAGCAAGCAAGAGAACAGCGACGTAGGAGCAGTGGGGTCAGGTAGCCTCCAGCCCAAACTCCACAACAATCGTCTGCAGCCGGTCAGTGTGCCGTACGGAGGGGCACGACCAAAGCAGCCGGTCAGCCTCAAGCTCCAAATCCCACAGCCGCTGTTGGGCCAGGTCCAGAATCAGCTCGGCCCAGCCGCCATCAGCAGGAACAAAAACCAGGAGAACCAGTGTCGGAGAAGCACGCCCTCTGAAACTACGTCCAATGGGACTGATCAGAGTGCAGTCGGGGTCAACGGGGACGGTGCTGTCCACTCTCCTCCCCCGATGCCCTCGGAGAGCCCAGACAATGACCTCCAAGCCGGCCAACAGGGCACTGTGTGCAGGAAACCTGTCACCTCCTTGGGGGAAGTCGCCCCCGTGTGGGTGCCTGACTCCCAGGCTCCTGTCTGTATGAAATGTGATGTCAAGTTCACCTTCACCAAGAGGAGGCACCACTGCAGGGCCTGCGGAAAG GTGTTCTGTGCGACGTGCTGCAGCCTGAAGTGCCGCCTCGTGTACATGGACAGGAAGGAGGCTCGCGTCTGTGTCACCTGTCATTCTGCTCTAACCAGTG CTCAATCATGGGAGACGCCGGCCACTGGAAGCAACCAGAGTCCGAACCCCAACAACCCAGCAGAGTACTGCTCCACCATCCCCCCCCTGCAGCAGGCCCAGGCCTCTGGGGTGCTCGGCTCCCCTCCTCCTACCGTCATGGTGCCTGTGGGAGTCCTGAAACCGGCTGGCAACGAGG TGTGCCTGACGCGGGAGCAGAGGAGGGTGTGGTTTGCTGATGGGGTGCTACCCAACGGAGACACGGGAGACACCCCCAAACCCCCAACCGCCAGCTCAACCCCGTCACAGGCACTGGCTATCTCCACGTATTCAAACAAATCCTCCACTTCTGAATCCTTAGAG GCAGCCCATTCCCCTGTTGCCACGGTGGGCAGCCCCGTGGGCAGCTCCTTCAGTCTGATCCCGGAGGACGGGCTCCCTCCCATCCTCATCTCCACCGGAGTCAAAGGAGGTACGGGAGGCCACGTCACAG ACTATGCAGTGGAGGAGAGGCCGTCGGAGATCGTCCtcatgcagcagctggaggagggaaGTCCAGACCCCCTGGTCTTCGTGCTCAACGCTAACCTGCTCGCCATGGTCAAGCTCGTCAACT atgtaaacaggaagtgttgGTACGTGACGACGAAGGGCATGCACGCCGTCGGCCAGGCAGAGGTGGTCATTCTGCTCCAGTGTCTACCTGACGAGAAGACCATCCCGAAAGACATCTTCACCCACTTTGTTCAACTCTACCAGGAGGCCCTCAGTG GCAACGTGCTCAGCCACCTGAGTCACTCCTTCTTCACGCAGAGCTTCCTGGGCAGTAAGGATCACGGTGGTTTCCTCTACATCAGCCCCTCCTTCCAGTCACTGCAGGACCTGCTGCTGCCCAACCCGCCGTACCTCTTCGGCATCCTGATGCAGAAGTGGGAAACGCCGTGGGCCAAGGTGTTCCCCATCCGCCTCATGCTGCGGCTGGGCGCAGAGTACCGAT TTTATCCGTGTCCTCTGTTCAGCGTTCGCTTCAGAAAACCTCTCTTTGGAGAGACCGGTCACACCATCATGAATCTGCTCGCA GACTTCCGTAACTACCAGTACACGCTGCCCGTGGTGAAAGGCCTGGTGGTGGACATGGAGGTCAAACGGACGAGCATTAAGATCCCCAGTAATCGTTACAATGAG CTGATGAAGGCAATGAACAAGTCCAACGAACACGTGCTGGCAATGGGGGCGTGCTTCAACGACCGGGCCGACTCCCACCTGGTGTGTGTCCAGAACGATGACGGGAACTACCAGACGCAGGCCATCAGCATCCATCACCAGCCTCGCAAAG TTACTGGAGCCTGCTTCTTTGTGTTCAGCGGTGCTTTGAAAGCGTCGTCGGGCTTCTTGGCCAAAACCAGCATTGTGGAAG ACGGCGTGATGATCCAGATCACAGCGGAGACCATGGGCTCTCTACGGCAAGCCCTGAGGGACATGAAGGACTTCACCATCACCTGCGGGAAAGCGGACCAGGAGGAGAACCAGGAGCTCGTCCACATCCAGTGGACAGAGGACGACCACGACTTCAACAAGGG TGTCATCAGTCCCATCGATGGGAAGTCGATGGAGTCGATCGTCAGTGTGAAGATCTTCCACGGCTCTGAGTTCAAAGCCAACGGCAAAGTCATCCGCTGGACCGAG GTGTTCTTCCTCCAGAGCGAAGACCAACCCGACGGCCTGAGCGACCCGGCGGACCACAGCCGGCTGACGGAGAACGTGGCGAGGGCGTTCTGCGTGGCGCTGTGTCCGCACCTGAAGCTGCTGAAGGAGGACGGCATGGCCAAACTGGGCCTGAGGGTCACACTGGACTCTGACCAG GTGGGCTACCAGGCAGGAAGTAACGGCCAGCCGCTTCTGCCTCAGTACCTGAGCGACCTGGACAGCGCCCTGATCCCCGTCATCCACAGCGGGGCGTGTCGGCTGAGCGAGGGCCCGGTGGTCATGGAGCTGGTCTTCTACATTCTGGAGATCATCTCCTAG